From Dendropsophus ebraccatus isolate aDenEbr1 chromosome 2, aDenEbr1.pat, whole genome shotgun sequence, a single genomic window includes:
- the SETD2 gene encoding histone-lysine N-methyltransferase SETD2 isoform X1, translating into MGDFYDPEHPTETEKDDETAQEESQSPPEPQSISLNDDREEENEAKNDGSTKGLGKLTNAFKGISSSRFLPKGTKSKVNLEEQGRQKVSFSFTKKTLQNRLLTSLADKQNESQSNLPTLSSTEHISKLKMEFAESTGGVTEVFLPKPKVELGKIHFKKHLLSVTSKLPAPQPPPPPPPPTMSAPKSPSPSPQEAQMESIMSSPEVVLATDGATSSSAKSPVKEPTSTVSSKELLPPPPPSATIVISRTGFKDSKECAIISVVESPSTQAVTDKTETTAEREYSHIGKEEKTTASAQSIKSNPSPEKPRSKSSHSETMVVGSESDGDSVQTSSSHRSHELKRTSSRERDLKRSSMSMRSEDAGRYSSSRSKPVKDQKHSSYSRSDRDSKYSSYSHSRSDRDRRRSRSRSRSRSRSRSDRGPRTSSSYSRSDRSERSHHYESERRYHRSSPYRTRYSRSYADSRARESSDSEDDYRRTYSRSGDSRRPSSSSSHSYRETRMTSSSHSKYDKDPKFDSSYDPDRRGRTSSSRAGKDVKSPERESNRKGSPQRDADVRHVSSHSRGDSGAKSNFSKSSDSKMDFVTSGRKSSKWDLEERPAPKEERKTGRKDESASCDPSVHKKSGMMENQMASPSCFKQEATSSTENELENSYDVNTEDSFIDARESDSPEQSNDDEFSHSHGWHFVTLSSTETSHVEEPCEIPSSENHHSDVADAANVFDMVTDYESELHKKVEEDHEAHPIHSPVLTNNHCKKTPLNSEALGSSVNEDIDPTSKISVLENITKDFSPCRDSDKVDSKPDPREDVHHSWGSDEISDNQCSVIDVQTEPHITRLVSETPSVAQSDSTERHLPQEPMSPDICHIETTESAPPDRQLSPLETIESDDTDDEDSCVAIDLTVDRLQEEEPPSPPPPQVLTEADSLQNGSPLAKYEENHEESPTEWIEVRTEKSDSCKQELYKPEVLPIKAEEEVNDGSQLPPDGVKPSVNFISAVQAYYSDSEGSESEESESDDTDSDDSGLPRNRLQSVVVVPKTSTLTLEEANMSPVTPEEGQMFTLSVEDDQTSTLSVEEGEMSTMTEDVAEPLALTVQHAKPAALTMDGATMSSVTIDNAKPFILTIEDTEPSAVTIEGAKSSTVASEETKPAMDVAEAAAESSGEARLYVLSVDHTEPSSVSRDNVTASAASMEDVTPSVLSTEEAKPSALHNDGAIVSTVGTQDPTTYTLPMEVASPSPPPGPPISAETSDHREPQEIRSEDFKERDSVQVPDTPVDVKNIPAPESTPDAIQTSEAEIRPRPSDADVSTSRPVPMKPKNKGKAFMESMALQEISVLSPAKPTPKEPERPAEPAAPSKLAVMEKQPERSITERPDSRHQASEYNHALGPPDYSRVDGFQAAEDLSDLGWDFSQPEKPSSTYQPPDSSYMYFGYPQGNASLDPSQGYAGDNGYWNSGYHNKHDFKYGKMSGQVPDSVTHCYNEDDDDDDYDFAWDKDHVHEFGHHARVFHEKPRESGSVQAHEISSNSIKDNVPRIDKREQLARERSDMKERGPPKKRRQELESDSENDTEVRRRMKAEAGLVDSLASKQGRMGTICRMDDFRDPQHWKDGYKLGKMPTYFDLIEENVYLTERKKNKSHRDIKRMQCECPLLSKEERSQEEVACGEDCLNRLLMIECSSRCPNGDYCSNRRFQRKQHADVEVILTEKKGWGLRAGRDLTPNTFVLEYCGEVLDHKEFKARVKEYARNKNIHYYFMALKNDEIIDATQKGNCSRFMNHSCDPNCETQKWTVNGQLRVGFFTTRLVPAGAELTFDYQFQRYGKEAQKCFCGSANCRGYLGGENRVSVRAAGGKMKKERSRKKDSVDGELEALLENGEGLSDKNQVLSLSRLMVRIETLDQKLTCLKLIRNTQSQTCLKSFLECHGLSLLWIWMAELGDNRGNTSTSIKLQLEIIKTLELLPIPNKNMLEESKILPIIQRWAQTKTAIPQLSEGDGYSSENTSRAHTPLNTPANTPDPAAKLNIEMEGETPKKLVLRRLKIISENSMDSAVSDAASEIEVKEAPAKPETQASDDQKEGQLREDTKTEEVPPPPPLEEQPPPSIKTEDESSPDGSKEPSTGMEASEMETKDMTSVKTEETPAVETPSQDEEEGVSDVESERSQEQTDKILDMSELANKLLDGWKDLKEVYRIPKKTQVEKENNDRWRDSSGGGYQTPTSKTPGRERDSERQSQKKRKKSPSPPSFYERSAKRGEDRYDTPASSKKKGRLQDRNKLSTEERRKLFEQEVAQREAQKQQQQMQNIGITSPLPYDTMAFGTQLPPSFITYPQGYPIQSFVDPTNPNAGKVLLPTPPPLESVNSPNSYDPSQGMVVNPAMLTPQPVPVVQHVAAPMDVPAQQYVAQPEPMVPPDSNVTVMSVPAPGSVPTQTYGVWDPNQQAVAVPQHQTQPQYSAAPAQPAIYYPGQACPAVYGVPAPYPQTAQPMVQSYTQPGLQYMPGQQIYAPHPPGVVVQQAPPVAAIVAPGQPPALQPPEMGMAPNSIMELPPPSPPKPKTIVLPPNWKTARDPEGKIYYYHVITRQTQWDPPSWDSPGDEGASMDHEAEMDLGTPTYDENPMKSSKKAKTAEADTSSELAKKSKEVFRKEMSQFIVQCLNPYRKPDCKIGRINNTEDFKHLARKLTHGVMNKELKYCKNPEDLDCNENVKHKTKEYIKKYMQKFGSTYKPKEDVDFE; encoded by the exons GACAGAAAAAGATGATGAGACAGCACAGGAGGAATCGCAGAGCCCTCCTGAACCACA GTCTATCTCTTTGAATGACGACAGAGAAGAAGAGAATGAG GCCAAAAATGACGGCTCAACAAAAGGACTTGGGAAGCTGACAAACGCCTTTAAGGGCATTTCCTCAAGTAGATTTCTACCTAAAGGAACCAAATCGAAGGTGAACTTGGAAGAACAGGGAAGGCAAAAGGTGTCGTTCAGCTTCACCAAGAAAACCCTACAGAACAGATTACTGACGTCTTTAGCCGACAAGCAGAATGAGTCGCAGAGTAATCTACCAACGCTCAGCTCCACCGAACATATATCAAAGCTCAAGATGGAGTTTGCTGAATCCACTGGCGGAGTTACTGAGGTTTTCCTACCAAAGCCCAAGGTGGAGCTGGGTAAAATACATTTCAAAAAGCATCTTCTTAGTGTTACAAGCAAGCTACCAGCCCCCCAACCACCGCCACCCCCTCCACCTCCGACAATGTCCGCTCCCAAGTCCCCCTCACCATCACCCCAGGAGGCACAGATGGAAAGCATTATGTCCTCTCCTGAAGTTGTGTTGGCTACAGATGGCGCTACTTCATCTTCTGCAAAGTCACCAGTGAAAGAACCAACAAGCACCGTGTCCTCAAAAGAActgttaccaccaccaccaccatcagcgACAATCGTCATAAGCAGAACTGGCTTCAAGGACAGTAAAGAGTGCGCTATCATTTCTGTTGTAGAAAGCCCAAGCACTCAAGCAGTCACCGACAAAACGGAGACGACTGCCGAGAGAGAATATTCCCATATTGGGAAGGAAGAGAAGACTACAGCCAGTGCACAAAGCATCAAATCTAATCCCAGTCCTGAAAAACCACGGTCAAAGTCGTCTCACTCAGAAACCATGGTGGTTGGGTCAGAGTCCGATGGGGATTCTGTACAAACCTCCTCAAGCCACCGATCCCATGAGCTAAAACGCACTTCAAGTAGAGAAAGAGACTTAAAAAGAAGCTCAATGTCTATGAGAAGTGAGGATGCTGGGAGATATTCATCTTCAAGGTCGAAGCCTGTAAAAGATCAGAAGCATTCAAGTTACTCCAGGTCAGATCGAGACTCCAAGTACTCATCTTATTCCCATTCTAGATCAGACCGTGACAGAAGAAGAAGCCGGTCTCGTTCCAGATCACGCTCAAGGTCTCGATCTGACAGAGGTCCAAGGACTAGCTCATCGTATTCTAGATCCGATAGATCTGAGCGTTCACATCATTATGAGTCTGAAAGAAGGTACCATAGAAGTTCTCCTTACAGAACTAGATATTCACGCTCCTATGCAGACAGCAGAGCCAGGGAAAGTTCTGATTCGGAGGATGATTATAGAAGAACATATTCCAGATCGGGCGATTCCAGGCGcccttcatcatcatcttctcattCCTACAGAGAAACAAGGATGACATCCTCTTCACATTCAAAATACGACAAAGATCCCAAATTCGATTCTTCTTATGATCCTGATCGCAGAGGAAGAACATCTTCCAGCAGAGCTGGGAAAGATGTCAAGTCTCCAGAAAGAGAATCTAATCGGAAAGGTTCTCCCCAAAGAGACGCTGATGTCAGACATGTGTCTTCACACTCGCGGGGCGACAGTGGAGCAAAATCTAATTTCTCAAAATCCTCAGATTCCAAAATGGATTTTGTTACTTCCGGAAGAAAAAGTTCTAAGTGGGACCTGGAGGAAAGGCCAGCGCCAAAAGAGGAGCGCAAAACAGGCAGAAAAGATGAAAGTGCGTCATGTGATCCATCAGTGCACAAGAAGAgcggcatgatggaaaatcagatGGCATCTCCTTCCTGCTTCAAACAGGAGGCGACTTCCTCCACCGAAAACGAACTGGAAAATAGTTATGATGTGAACACCGAGGACTCATTTATCGATGCCCGTGAGAGTGACAGTCCTGAGCAGTCTAATGATGATGAATTTTCCCACAGTCATGGATGGCATTTTGTTACCCTCAGTTCTACTGAAACTAGTCATGTAGAAGAACCATGTGAAATACCGAGCTCAGAAAACCACCATTCAGACGTTGCTGACGCAGCCAATGTTTTTGATATGGTTACTGACTATGAAAGCGAGTTGCACAAAAAAGTTGAAGAGGATCACGAAGCGCATCCAATTCATAGTCCTGTTTTGACCAATAACCATTGCAAGAAAACCCCTCTGAATAGTGAAGCATTGGGGTCTTCTGTTAATGAGGATATAGACCCTACATCCAAAATCAGCGTCTTAGAAAACATAACCAAAGATTTCAGTCCTTGTCGAGACTCGGACAAAGTGGACTCTAAGCCTGACCCCAGAGAAGATGTCCATCATTCTTGGGGGTCGGATGAAATAAGCGACAATCAATGTTCTGTAATAGACGTTCAGACTGAGCCTCATATAACAAGGCTGGTGTCAGAAACGCCAAGTGTAGCCCAGAGCGACTCTACCGAGCGCCACTTACCTCAAGAGCCTATGTCCCCTGACATCTGTCATATAGAGACCACAGAGAGTGCACCACCAGATAGGCAACTAAGTCCTCTAGAAACAATAGAAAGTGATGACACTGATGACGAAGACAGCTGTGTCGCCATTGACCTGACTGTAGACAGACTACAAGAAGAAGAGCCACCCTCCCCACCACCCCCACAAGTTCTCACTGAAGCAGATTCTTTACAGAATGGTAGCCCCTTAGCAAAATATgaggaaaaccatgaagaatcCCCCACTGAATGGATAGAAGTTCGAACAGAAAAGAGCGATTCTTGTAAGCAGGAACTTTACAAACCCGAGGTCCTCCCTATCAAAGCCGAAGAGGAGGTAAATGATGGGTCACAGTTACCACCTGACGGTGTGAAGCCTTCTGTGAACTTCATCAGTGCTGTCCAGGCGTATTACTCAGATAGCGAAGGAAGCGAGAGCGAAGAGAGTGAATCAGATGACACAGATTCTGATGACAGCGGCCTACCCAGGAACCGCCTTCAGTCAGTTGTGGTGGTTCCTAAAACCTCTACGTTGACCCTGGAAGAAGCAAACATGTCTCCAGTGACTCCAGAAGAAGGTCAGATGTTTACATTAAGTGTGGAAGATGATCAGACGTCTACATTATCTGTAGAAGAAGGTGAAATGTCCACCATGACCGAGGATGTTGCTGAACCTCTTGCGTTGACTGTACAACATGCAAAACCAGCTGCATTAACCATGGATGGTGCTACAATGTCTTCGGTGACCATAGACAATGCTAAACCTTTTATATTAACCATAGAAGACACTGAACCATCTGCAGTGACCATCGAAGGTGCTAAATCATCTACAGTAGCCAGTGAAGAGACTAAACCAGCTATGGACGTTGCTGAAGCAGCTGCAGAGTCCAGTGGAGAGGCTAGACTGTATGTGTTATCCGTAGACCATACTGAACCATCTTCAGTATCCAGGGACAATGTGACGGCATCTGCAGCGTCCATGGAGGATGTTACACCATCAGTATTATCCACAGAAGAGGCTAAACCCTCAGCATTACACAATGACGGTGCTATAGTCTCTACAGTGGGCACACAAGACCCTACAACATACACGTTACCCATGGAAGTAGCTAGTCCTTCACCACCTCCAGGTCCCCCGATCAGTGCAGAGACCTCAGATCATAGAGAACCTCAAGAGATCAGGTCTGAAGACTTTAAAGAGAGGGACTCTGTACAGGTGCCTGATACCCCGGTAGATGTAAAAAACATCCCCGCTCCAGAGTCCACCCCTGATGCAATTCAGACTTCAGAAGCAGAGATTCGGCCTCGTCCATCTGACGCCGATGTCAGCACCAGCCGCCCTGTACCCATGAAACCTAAAAACAAAGGCAAAGCCTTCATGGAGAGTATGGCATTGCAGGAGATATCCGTCCTCAGCCCAGCTAAACCAACACCAAAGGAGCCGGAAAGGCCTGCAGAGCCTGCAGCGCCCTCCAAGCTTGCCGTGATGGAGAAGCAGCCTGAGAGGAGCATCACAGAGAGGCCGGACAGTAGACATCAGGCATCAGAGTACAACCATGCTCTGGGACCTCCCGACTATTCTCGAGTTGATGGATTCCAGGCAGCAGAAGACTTGTCTGATCTGGGGTGGGATTTCTCGCAGCCAGAGAAGCCGAGCAGCACGTATCAGCCCCCCGACAGCAGCTACATGTACTTTGGTTACCCGCAGGGAAACGCCTCCCTTGACCCCTCACAAGGTTATGCTGGAGACAACGGATACTGGAATTCCGGCTACCACAACAAACACGACTTCAAGTATGGAAAGATGTCAGGTCAAGTGCCCGACTCGGTCACACATTGTTACAATGAAGACGACGATGATGACGATTATGACTTTGCTTGGGACAAGGACCATGTCCACGAGTTTGGTCACCACGCCAGGGTTTTCCATGAAAAACCGAGGGAAAGTGGCTCGGTGCAGGCACACGAGATAAGCAGCAACTCCATAAAGGACAACGTCCCGCGAATAGACAAGAGAGAGCAGCTAGCGAGGGAGCGTTCCGACATGAAAGAGCGAGGACCACCAAAGAAACGGAGGCAGGAGTTAGAGAGCGACTCGGAGAATGACACAGAAGTAAGAAGAAGAATGAAGGCTGAGGCCGGACTAGTGGACTCGCTGGCCTCCAAACAGGGAAGAATGGGCACCATATGCCGCATGGATGACTTCAGGGACCCCCAGCACTGGAAAGATGGCTACAAACTGGGAAAGATGCCAACATACTTTGACCTCATCGAGGAGAACGTCTATCTCACTGAGAG GAAGAAGAATAAGAGTCACCGGGACATAAAGCGCATGCAGTGCGAGTGTCCGCTGCTGTCTAAAGAGGAGCGGTCTCAGGAAGAGGTGGCCTGTGGGGAAGACTGTCTCAACCGGCTCCTCATGATTGAGTG CTCATCGCGGTGCCCTAATGGAGACTACTGCTCCAACCGGCGTTTCCAGAGGAAGCAGCACGCTGATGTAGAAGTCATCCTGACCGAGAAGAAGGGCTGGGGCCTCCGAGCCGGCAGAGACCTAACacc GAACACCTTTGTCCTGGAGTACTGCGGAGAGGTCCTGGACCACAAGGAGTTTAAAGCCCGTGTCAAGGAGTACGCCCGCAACAAGAACATTCACTATTATTTCATGGCGCTAAAAAACGATGAG atTATAGACGCAACGCAGAAGGGGAACTGCTCACGCTTCATGAACCATAGCTGTGACCCCAACTGTGAGACCCAGAAG TGGACGGTCAATGGACAGCTCAGAGTCGGCTTTTTTACCACAAGACTGGTCCCAGCCGGGGCTGAACTAACCTTTGACTACCAGTTTCAGCGATACGG CAAAGAAGCTCAGAAGTGCTTTTGTGGGTCTGCAAATTGTAGAGGTTACCTCGGGGGAGAGAACCGTGTCAGCGTCCGGGCAGCAGGGGGCAAGATGAAGAAAGAAAGGTCCCGCAAAAAGGATTCA GTGGATGGGGAGCTGGAGGCGTTGCTAGAGAATGGAGAAGGCCTGTCAGACAAAAACCAGGTGCTGAGCTTATCGCGGCTCATGGTCCGAATAGAGACATTGGATCAGAAGCTCACCTGCCTCAAGCTGATCAGG AACACACAGTCTCAGACCTGTCTCAAGTCATTTCTGGAATGTCACGGACTGTCACTCCTGTGGATCTGGATGGCGGAACTTGGCGACAACCGGGGGAACACAAGTACCAGCATCAAGCTGCAGTTAGAG ATCATCAAAACGCTGGAATTGCTTCCGATCCCCAATAAGAACATGTTGGAGGAGAGTAAGATACTTCCCATCATCCAGCGATGGGCCCAGACGAAGACGGCCATCCCACAGCTAAGTGAGGGTGACGGCTACTCCAGTGAGAACACGTCCCGAGCTCACACCCCGCTTAATACTCCGGCCAACACACCCGACCCTGCTGCCAAACTGAACATAGAGATGGAGGGTGAGACCCCCAAGAAGCTAGTGCTACGAAGACTGAAGATAATCAGTGAGAACAGCATGGACAGTGCCGTGTCTGACGCTGCCAGTGAAATCGAGGTGAAGGAGGCCCCGGCGAAGCCAGAGACCCAGGCCAGCGATGACCAGAAAGAAGGTCAGCTCAGAGAAGATACTAAAACAGAAGAGGTTCCACCCCCACCGCCATTAGAGGAGCAGCCACCTCCATCCATCAAAACGGAAGACGAGTCTTCACCTGACGGCAGCAAAGAGCCATCCACTGGAATGGAGGCTTCTGAAATGGAGACAAAGGATATGACCAGCGTGAAGACAGAAGAGACCCCTGCTGTGGAAACCCCGTCTCAGGACGAGGAGGAAGGTGTATCTGATGTGGAGAGCGAGCGGAGCCAGGAACAGACAGACAAGATCCTGGATATGAGTGAACTTGCTAACAAGCTGCTGGATGGATGGAAAGATCTAAAG GAAGTTTATCGGATTCCAAAGAAAACCCAAGTGGAGAAGGAGAACA ATGACCGCTGGAGAGACTCCTCGGGTGGAGGTTACCAGACCCCAACCAGCAAGACTCCAGGCCGAGAGAGGGACTCTGAGCGACAGAGCCAGAAGAAGCGCAAGAAATCTCCATCTCCACCGTCCTTCTATGAGCGCAGCGCAAAGAGGGGAGAGGACAG GTACGACACTCCGGCCTCCTCTAAGAAGAAGGGTCGCCTACAGGACCGCAACAAGCTGTCCACGGAGGAGCGCCGGAAGCTATTTGAGCAGGAGGTGGCGCAGAGGGAGGCGCaaaagcaacagcagcagatgcaGAACATCggcatcacctcccccctcccctacgaTACCATGGCCTTCGGTACCCAGCTCCCCCCATCCTTCATAACATACCCTCAAGGATACCCTATCCAGTCTTTCGTAGACCCCACAAACCCTAATGCCGGCAAAGTCCTGTTGCCCACACCCCCTCCTCTGGAGTCTGTGAACTCTCCCAACAGCTATGACCCCTCTCAAGGCATGGTGGTCAATCCAGCAATGCTCACCCCTCAGCCGGTCCCTGTGGTGCAGCATGTGGCGGCCCCAATGGATGTCCCCGCACAGCAGTATGTAGCCCAGCCGGAGCCAATGGTTCCTCCAGACTCCAATGTGACTGTGATGTCGGTGCCAGCCCctggctctgtacccactcaaaCATATGGGGTGTGGGACCCCAACCAGCAAGCAGTGGCAGTGCCGCAGCACCAGACGCAACCTCAGTATTCAGCAGCCCCTGCCCAGCCTGCAATCTACTACCCAGGACAGGCCTGCCCAGCTGTGTACGGAGTGCCAGCCCCCTACCCGCAGACGGCACAGCCCATGGTGCAG AGCTACACTCAGCCCGGATTACAGTACATGCCAGGTCAGCAGATCTACGCACCGCACCCACCAGGAGTGGTGGTTCAGCAGGCCCCTCCTGTGGCGGCCATTGTGGCACCCGGGCAGCCGCCAGCTCTGCAGCCG ccTGAGATGGGAATGGCCCCCAACAGCATCATGGAGCTGCCGCCTCCTTCTCCACCCAAACCTAAAACCATCGTCCTTCCCCCGAACTGGAAGACGGCCCGGGACCCTGAGGGCAAAATCTATTATTACCATGTAATAACCAG ACAGACACAGTGGGACCCACCGTCCTGGGACAGCCCCGGGGATGAAGGAGCGAGCATGGACCACGAGGCCGAGATGGACCTGGGAACGCCGACCTATGATGAGAATCCCATGAAG TCTTCCAAAAAAGCCAAAACGGCTGAAGCGGATACATCGAGCGAGCTGGCGAAGAAGAGCAAGGAGGTCTTCAGAAAGGAG ATGTCGCAGTTCATCGTGCAGTGTCTGAACCCGTACAGGAAGCCGGACTGTAAGATCGGCCGGATAAACAACACCGAGGACTTCAAGCACCTGGCGCGGAAG CTGACACACGGCGTCATGAACAAGGAGCTAAAATACTGTAAGAACCCCGAGGACCTCGACTGCAACGAAAACGTCAAACATAAAACCAAGGAGTACATCAAGAAGTACATGCAGAAATTTGGCTCCACCTACAAGCCCAAAGAGGATGTGGACTTTGAATAG